The Drosophila subobscura isolate 14011-0131.10 chromosome A, UCBerk_Dsub_1.0, whole genome shotgun sequence genome includes the window gtctgtaatACCTaaacatctacatacatatgtacttatgtatgtacatacatacatacatatgtatatttacatatgtatgtatgtagatcgTTGTCTATTGAATAAGAAAAGCTTTGTTTTTAAAGACATTCCAacaattacatttacatttatacaAAATCCCAATCATAAATCCATCTGCGGGGGAATCAAAATCTTCGGACTGCCTCGAAGTTAGCCTTCCTTgttttttgaattattttgtagCTTTACTTTTTCTGTATGTAGCGCTCAACataaccaaaaaacaacaacagaaaaaagaaaccgaCGAATGTGTGCTTTTTCCACGTTCCGTAGTGTGTAAATTTGTTGCCTGTCAgatacaaaacacaaacaaaaacatttgtaaTATGAATAACCACCAATGTTGATAATTACGCAATTAtgtaattgatttatttgtcgTGCATGCCCAGACCCGACTAATCTTTGTAAtgtttgcttctctctctcttcctcgctctgcctgcctgccgcctgtccACACACTCGATCAAAACGCACTAAAAACTCTCTTCACAcacagcagcgcagcagcacaggcagcagagcTCCACCACCAGCGAACAACGCAGCGAGACCAAGTCGAAGGATGGCGtcaccacaacaaccacaaaaggTACAAAACGAGCAAAGGATAAAACAAAGTGCTATCCCAACCCAATCAGTGAGAGTGATCTCTGGGAATGCCGCCTCACCTTGCCTGCATATGAACTGCTTTCACTGCCTTATCACTCGCCATCTCTCTTCTGCTCTAATTACAGTTACCACGCGCACGGTAAGCGGCAGCGCTGCCTCGAAGAACATTTCGCCTTTGGCCAAATTCAAGCAACTCGATAAGCAGGCGGCCGCCCAACAAGCCCAAAAGTAAGTCAACATTTTCATATTCTATATTTTATACGTAAGAACATgcataatacatatgtacatacatacatatgtacatacatgtaaacATTTTGTAGTGAGCACTCACATATAcctatgtacgtacgtacattcatgcatacatatgtacatgcataggtacctagatatgtacatacatacatacattcggTTCGAATTGTGGGCCGGGAGAAGCAATCATATCGAAGCAATTGCCACTGCTATTGCCTACTTATTAGGGCTCCCCTTAGTTGTGATTATGATTGCCTATCCCTGCGCTTCACCCCCACCCCACAACAACATATTGGTCAATGGtgcaccacccacacccatgCACACGCCTAAAATCCAacacatgcaaacatacatacataaatacatatgtacatacatacatatgtacaagctATCTGTTTTTCACTCACTCCAACTCTCTTAATGATCGCGGTTACCCACTGGGCACGTCTGATCTGATCTGTTCTGTTCCTCCTTGGTGACTGGttctgtgctctctctctctctctccctgtctttGGCTCTGTCCATGGAGGTTTGTTGTAGTGTTGTTATCCCCAAAAGCAAAGTTCAGATGATGAAGTTGATGTTGATATGAGAGTGATTGGCTGTCTGTCCATTATgtgtcctctctctctctctctatatatctctctctctctttgtctgtcttttcCTCTTTATTTATCTTTTGCTCTGTGTCTTTCTGGATTTTTTATGTGTCCAGACATAAACGAACATGAGAACGGCCTTAGCTGTTCCATTTTCaagttattttataaattttgttATATTTCTCCTTCTAACACAACAATACACACACCCaatagatgtacatatacatatatacacacacatccaaAGCCATACTTATGTACGCCCCCACACCCTAACACATACGAACTAAAATcaatacaaaaacacaaatcgaaCACCCCAGTATAAgtacaaaaaattacaatttgaaaaaccaaaacaaaaccagaacTTAAGAGAAGattgaagaaattattttgtttgtgtgagttTCGCTAAAACGACTGCCACCCTCCCACCTTGAATCATTTTGTTCAGATCATCTCCAACAACAAGCACACCTACGACCCCCGGCGGCGGTTCGTCACAGCCGCTGTTCAAATTTACCGATCCGGCATTAAATGCGCGCGCTGCCACTGTCAAGGATCAGCTTCTGCAGTGGTGTCAGCACAAAACGCAGGAATACGAGGTATCCGACAACCtaaaccaaccaacaaaaattacaacaaaaaagaaaaacaaaacaaaaaaacaatgagCCAAGCCAAAACGCAAACGCAATTGCCgaaagccacagccatagaCCCCAAGCAccgtcaattgttgttatttgccCATCTTAGATTTTGATTTCCATGTTTATTACTTGTACAGATTCGTTCGTTCCGTTCCGATTTTATTTTGCCATAACGcaataagaaaataaatacacctAACGACAAATTCAACAATCAGCTAATCaacaaaaagtcaacaaaCATCGCTTGAAAGCTtcctttacacacacacaaacacacacacacaacaatcgCATCCGCACACATGCGGACAAGATCTCACACACGCCTCTGCCTACAGaaaaacacatgcacacacacacacacacgcgcaaaCGACAAAAATGCACAgtgcagcaagcagtgcactgCAGTGAAAGCAGTTCGCAAATAAGGTTGAAGAGGCATGTGACGACTGCTTTATAACCAAATGTAGCTATTGTAGCCGTTTGCCGCTTACCGTTTACCGTTTACCACTTACCATGCAAAATACGCCACCGCGCTGTGGTTTGCTATCGTTTCGactgttgcttcttttttttttttcgtttagtTTGATTGTTTCACTtcttgggctggggctggagaaCCTAATGCTTTTGCTCAGGCgccatcaaaataaataccaaTCAACCAAACGCTCGATCGCTCGCTCGCTACTTACATAAAAAACTAAACCCCCAATCCCACCACCTACGAACCGACTGATTCGAATTTGTTTTGCCTATTATCCACAGAACGTTCAAATAAGCAACTTTAGCTCGAGCTGGTCAGACGGCTTGGCTTTCTGTGCGCTGATCCATCATTTCTTGCCAGACGCTTTTGACTACAGTACACTAACCAAACAGACGCGCAGACACAACTTTGAGGTGGCCTTCAGTGTTGCTGAGTGAGTACTGTACTTTTATACCACCTATATTATAGTGACTGTAACTCTTTTCGTTTGGTTCGTAGCGAGAAGGCGGGCATAGCGCCGCTGCTGGATGTTGAGGATATGGTAGAGATGAGCCGCCCCGATTGGAAGTGCGTTTTTGTCTATGTCCAGAGCATATATCGTCGTTTCCGCAATTGCCAGTAGCGAGAGCAGTagaggagagcagcagagcagcgcagcgtaGCGCCGTCGaaagagcagcaaagcaaGAAGGAACCAgaggccaaaagcagcagtcAAACTCAATAACTCTCAATAGAAACAGCAAACCACTCATTACATTTTAAGCAGTTTTCTACAGCCCGCccaaacacaccacacaccacacaccacacagacgGCATACCACAACACACCCAATCTAACTTTAAAACGGAACCGCAAATGGCAGCGCAGGCTCGTCTAACGTGAACCAGCAAACTTGtacgttttttttgtgtttgtttaatttttttactattattattattattataactATTACACATTATTATTTGTTATCGAACGCGCAGCAGAAACTATGCAAtaattgttgatttatttctttgtcataattgtaattgtaaaatcggagaaggagaagcataAGCAGACGCAGAAGAAAACGAAGATTTTCTCTGTACGAGATCTTCGGCTACTAACCCTGATGAATTACTACCGTAATAATATACATATTCTATGTAACTTAATTTGTTTCGATATTTACTTTCGGATGGATCTTGGTGATTGGGGTGTTATAAAGGAGAAACATGCGTAGCGATAAAAGAGACATTCGACTGCTTAACCGATTGCTACGAGTTGCTGAAGAGCGTTGCGGAACACTGCCAAAATTTCGAAATTTGTATTGgttaaaagttgaaaacgcgtaaaaattcggaaaaagtattaaaagtatttattttcgatatagaatttcaaagtaCATGGCGGAAATGGAATGTAATAGGAAGTAAATCTTAAGATCTTCAAGGCAATGTTCTGGGCACTGCTGCGCATAGAATGGAAAATTGGAACTGTTGGAAATGTGTAATAAAAAAACAGTGTGGCAGTAATCCAGAAACCCAAGAATGCCTTTATTTTCCGGGTATCGCATCTGACGTCTGGACTTGTTGTAAAATGTctttgaaataatttatgtaaaaattCGTCACTCAAACATTGGGAGTCAATTGGCATGGCCCATCGGCAGCAGCTTCCCGTCATCTCGGAGTCCACGGCTTTTCGGCTGTTCAACAGTGTTTTGGGCGAAAGAAGTCCGACGACATCGAGCGAGATGGCTGCCATTGATGCCACCGGCTCCAGTAGCCACATGGCGAACGATTATGCTGCAGATGGTGTCGTGGCCAGTGGTGCACCACCCCGTCCGATGATCCTGCCCGCACCAGGgccacactcgcactcgcaggCGAGCGTGGACTCGGCCAACGAGAACGGAAATTCGTGCCGCATCTGCCGCTGGAACCGCAGCGACATGGAGATCATCAGCTGTCCGTGCAAGTGCAAGGGCAGTGTGGTAAGTGTGACCGTGACACTGGACGGACGTGGATAGCATTATGACAGCAAAATGGCGATCATATTGCAGGGCTACATACACCTAAAGTGCCTGCGACGGTGGATCGTCCACCGCCATGACAATCGCTGCGAGATCTGCAACGCTGTCTTCGATCTATCAGAGGAGCGGGTGAGCGTCAAGAGGATGATGCGCACCTTCTGGTGTGGCCGCTGTTGCGGCCTCATCGTCAAACAAGTGCTGTTCAGTGTCTCGCTCATGCCGCTGGGACACATCATCTTGCAGCAGGTGAGGGCCATCTGTGCTCCATGCCGTGCCGCGCCGAGTCATCTGCTTGCGGCACTCCTCTATCGTGTCCCGATTACCGCTTATCAGCGCCTATTTTTTTGCGTACAGGTTCTGCAGTGCATGGAGACCTTGAACCAGGGCAGCGCCGACCAGCTCACCGTCCAGGAGGTATTCATAGCCTCCTGTGCTCTGCTCACCTCCAGCGCCctctttttccacttttttgaGTTCGTGACGACGCGCTGCCTGCTCATCCGTAACATACTGCGCCACTGGTGGATGTTTGGTAGCACCAGCGACTATTCCCTGCTCGAGATCGACGACGAGGCCGTGGAGCTGTTCTAAGCTCAGGATAATAGGCTTTGACGACGCTAATTCGAAA containing:
- the LOC117890418 gene encoding uncharacterized protein LOC117890418, producing the protein MAHRQQLPVISESTAFRLFNSVLGERSPTTSSEMAAIDATGSSSHMANDYAADGVVASGAPPRPMILPAPGPHSHSQASVDSANENGNSCRICRWNRSDMEIISCPCKCKGSVGYIHLKCLRRWIVHRHDNRCEICNAVFDLSEERVSVKRMMRTFWCGRCCGLIVKQVLFSVSLMPLGHIILQQVLQCMETLNQGSADQLTVQEVFIASCALLTSSALFFHFFEFVTTRCLLIRNILRHWWMFGSTSDYSLLEIDDEAVELF